From the Arthrobacter sp. PM3 genome, one window contains:
- a CDS encoding HAD-IC family P-type ATPase has translation MERGLTNRVPDTTSRSLWQIFRANVFTLFNAIVGTSFLLLLLLGQWRDALFGLAAVGNAVIGVVEEYRAKKSLDRLAVLDAPRARVLREGKIHDIATAEVVRDDVLVLRAGDQVTADAVVLSSAGLEVDESLLTGEADPIDKDKGAEVLSGSIVVGGHGRAKVVRVGTASFASKLTTDARRFSLVNSEIRNSLNRVLRWIAWILLPVAILVVNGEVQARGGWQAAVSAGDWTAILVGLIASMIAVVPLGLVLLTSVAFAVGGLRLAGHNVLIQELAAVEGLARVDILCMDKTGTLTEGGLVFDAVHPLAPEPGWEQVLAWFGAEPEANATARCLSTAFEDDGGLQAVSSVPFSSARKWSGVSFNGRTTEARTWILGAPEMVLVRDDDGALADPPSNPESDGAGPRRSVDLNDEDILRRAGDLAATGLRTLLLARGDQLPGAGKPEQLPASLRPVALLTFREQPRSDARDTLEFFRNEGVGLKIISGDDPRTVAAIARRVGLDVAEGFDARSLPEDPQHLEEVMEANTVFGRVTPAQKRQMVEALQRRGHTVAMTGDGVNDALALKTADLGIAMDSAAPATKAVSRLVLLDGRFDRLPGVLAEGRQVIANIERVSSLFLSKTVYATAIAVTFGLLQWEFPFLPRQLSFTDGLTIGIPAFFLALMPNPRRYQAGFLRRSLWFSGPAGLIVTASLLTLNALAPLAGTATPEQVSSASVLTLSMVGLWILSAVSRPLNAGRFAVLVAMCASLLILLNLPLAQDFFLLSRPPNGLLLASVVCGAIGGCGVEVLARLHARSFPRR, from the coding sequence GTGGAGCGCGGACTCACCAACCGCGTTCCGGACACCACCAGCCGCAGCCTGTGGCAGATCTTTCGCGCCAACGTCTTCACACTCTTCAACGCGATCGTGGGGACGAGCTTCCTCCTGCTGCTGCTCCTGGGGCAATGGCGTGACGCCCTGTTCGGCCTCGCCGCCGTCGGCAACGCAGTGATCGGTGTGGTCGAAGAGTACCGCGCGAAGAAATCACTGGACCGGCTGGCCGTCCTCGACGCCCCGCGCGCACGGGTGCTACGCGAGGGCAAGATCCATGACATCGCCACGGCGGAAGTCGTCCGGGACGACGTCCTGGTCCTGCGCGCCGGCGATCAGGTGACGGCCGACGCCGTCGTGCTCTCGTCCGCCGGCCTCGAGGTGGACGAGTCGCTCCTTACCGGCGAAGCGGATCCCATTGACAAGGACAAGGGGGCGGAGGTGCTTTCCGGTTCGATCGTTGTCGGCGGCCATGGCAGGGCCAAGGTTGTCCGGGTGGGGACGGCCTCGTTTGCGAGCAAGCTGACCACGGATGCGCGGCGCTTCTCCCTGGTGAACTCCGAAATCCGCAACAGCCTCAACCGCGTACTGCGCTGGATCGCCTGGATCCTGCTGCCCGTGGCAATCCTGGTGGTGAACGGGGAGGTCCAGGCGCGGGGCGGCTGGCAGGCGGCCGTTTCCGCGGGCGATTGGACCGCCATCTTGGTGGGCCTCATTGCGAGCATGATCGCCGTGGTCCCGCTGGGGCTCGTGCTGCTCACGAGCGTGGCCTTCGCCGTGGGAGGACTTCGGCTGGCCGGCCACAACGTGCTCATCCAGGAACTCGCGGCCGTCGAAGGGCTGGCCCGCGTGGACATACTGTGCATGGACAAGACCGGAACCCTCACAGAGGGAGGGCTCGTCTTCGATGCCGTGCACCCGCTGGCGCCGGAGCCGGGATGGGAGCAGGTTCTTGCCTGGTTCGGCGCGGAGCCCGAGGCAAATGCCACAGCCCGCTGCCTGAGCACCGCTTTTGAGGACGACGGCGGACTTCAGGCGGTCTCGTCGGTTCCGTTTTCCTCCGCGCGGAAGTGGAGTGGAGTCAGCTTCAACGGGCGCACCACCGAGGCGCGAACATGGATTCTGGGGGCACCGGAAATGGTGCTGGTCCGGGATGACGACGGTGCCCTGGCCGACCCGCCGTCGAATCCGGAGTCCGACGGCGCCGGTCCGCGCCGGAGCGTTGACCTGAACGACGAAGACATACTGCGCAGGGCTGGCGACCTGGCCGCGACCGGCCTCCGGACACTGCTGCTGGCCCGCGGGGACCAGCTCCCGGGCGCGGGGAAACCGGAGCAGCTGCCCGCCTCGCTCCGCCCGGTAGCACTCCTGACCTTTCGGGAACAGCCCCGCTCCGATGCCCGGGACACACTTGAGTTCTTCCGCAACGAAGGCGTCGGGTTGAAGATCATATCCGGCGACGATCCGCGGACCGTAGCCGCCATTGCCCGGCGGGTCGGCCTGGACGTGGCCGAGGGCTTCGACGCACGCTCCCTGCCGGAAGATCCGCAGCACCTTGAAGAGGTGATGGAGGCCAACACCGTCTTTGGCCGTGTCACCCCCGCCCAGAAGCGGCAGATGGTCGAGGCACTGCAACGCCGCGGCCACACCGTGGCCATGACCGGCGACGGCGTCAACGACGCCCTCGCGCTGAAGACGGCGGACCTTGGCATTGCCATGGACTCCGCGGCGCCGGCAACCAAGGCGGTGTCGCGCCTGGTGTTGCTCGACGGCCGCTTCGACCGGCTTCCGGGGGTCCTTGCCGAGGGCCGCCAAGTGATCGCTAACATTGAGCGCGTTTCCAGTCTCTTCCTGAGCAAGACGGTCTACGCCACTGCCATCGCGGTGACCTTCGGGCTCCTGCAATGGGAGTTCCCCTTCCTTCCACGCCAGCTGTCGTTCACAGACGGCCTGACAATTGGCATCCCGGCCTTCTTCCTGGCGCTAATGCCGAACCCGCGCCGCTACCAGGCAGGATTCCTGCGCAGGTCGCTGTGGTTCTCCGGGCCCGCAGGACTGATCGTGACGGCCTCGCTGCTGACGCTAAATGCGCTGGCACCGCTGGCCGGCACGGCAACACCCGAACAGGTCAGCAGCGCTTCTGTGCTGACACTGTCCATGGTCGGGCTGTGGATCCTCTCGGCGGTGTCACGTCCCCTGAACGCAGGCCGGTTTGCTGTCTTGGTGGCCATGTGCGCCTCGCTGCTGATCTTGCTCAACCTGCCGCTCGCCCAAGACTTCTTCCTGCTTTCCAGACCGCCCAACGGGTTGCTGCTGGCCTCTGTAGTGTGCGGTGCCATAGGCGGCTGCGGGGTGGAGGTCTTGGCCCGGCTCCACGCCAGGTCGTTCCCCCGGAGGTGA
- a CDS encoding DUF222 domain-containing protein → MESRAALSAESGEALAAVAASVAALAALAGGAASSGADVDSAGAAEPGVDPLRDFADGCLDGLALVARVEAGVAALKVRLAADYVQAAGYLAGPAASAREATTREMAVVAEVAGVLTVSERTAGALLSDALALTGSLPLTLAALQAGSVSWQHARIMVDEAANLDLAGAAGLEAHFLDPAAPDPARGCPAGDLAPGRFRAKARTWRERHHPESIEARHATGVAERRVEFVPDRDGMAWLSARLPADTAAGIWERTTAAARALQGPGESRTLAQLRADVTATWLLTTNPGTGGGTGAGSDAAVPAGNTGGDGMTRAAGVGGAGTGNAGVAGAGGCGGVPSPRAQVLVT, encoded by the coding sequence ATGGAAAGCAGGGCGGCGTTGAGTGCGGAGAGCGGTGAGGCGCTGGCGGCTGTCGCCGCGTCTGTTGCCGCGCTGGCTGCCCTTGCCGGCGGGGCCGCTTCGTCCGGTGCGGATGTCGATTCGGCCGGTGCTGCTGAGCCCGGGGTGGATCCGTTGCGGGATTTCGCGGACGGGTGCCTGGACGGGTTGGCGTTGGTGGCGCGGGTGGAGGCAGGGGTGGCGGCGTTGAAGGTGCGCCTGGCCGCCGATTACGTGCAGGCCGCCGGGTACCTGGCCGGCCCGGCGGCATCGGCGCGGGAGGCGACGACGCGGGAGATGGCCGTGGTCGCGGAGGTCGCGGGCGTCCTGACCGTGAGCGAACGGACCGCCGGAGCGTTGCTGTCGGACGCCCTCGCGCTGACGGGGTCGTTGCCGTTGACGCTGGCGGCGTTGCAGGCCGGGTCGGTGTCCTGGCAGCATGCCCGGATCATGGTTGATGAGGCGGCGAATCTGGACCTGGCGGGGGCGGCCGGGCTGGAGGCGCATTTCCTGGACCCCGCCGCGCCGGACCCGGCGCGGGGCTGCCCGGCCGGGGACCTGGCCCCGGGCCGGTTCCGGGCCAAGGCGCGCACCTGGCGGGAACGCCACCACCCGGAGAGCATCGAGGCCCGCCACGCCACGGGGGTGGCGGAGCGGCGGGTGGAGTTTGTCCCGGACCGGGACGGCATGGCCTGGCTCTCGGCCCGGCTCCCGGCCGATACTGCCGCGGGGATCTGGGAACGGACCACCGCCGCGGCCCGGGCGCTGCAGGGCCCGGGCGAGTCCCGGACCCTGGCCCAGCTCCGCGCCGACGTCACCGCCACCTGGCTCCTCACCACCAACCCCGGCACGGGCGGCGGGACGGGCGCGGGAAGCGATGCCGCCGTCCCCGCCGGCAACACTGGCGGCGATGGAATGACCCGGGCCGCCGGCGTAGGCGGCGCCGGCACCGGAAACGCGGGAGTCGCCGGTGCGGGCGGGTGCGGGGGTGTTCCGTCGCCGCGGGCGCAGGTCCTGGTCACG